A region from the Acomys russatus chromosome 24, mAcoRus1.1, whole genome shotgun sequence genome encodes:
- the LOC127207407 gene encoding olfactory receptor 1013-like — MERGNHTVTEFILLGFSTDPVMQTILFVLFLGVYSLTLLGNTTLIVLICNDSRLHTPMYFFIGNLSFLDLWYSSVYTPKILVTCISEDKSISFAGCLSQFFFSAGLAYSECYLLAAMAYDRYAAISNPLLYAQAMSRRLCICLVVYSYIGGFVNATILTSNTFTLDFCGDNVIDDFFCDVPPLVKLACEVRDSYQSVLYFLLASNVITPTLLILASYLFIIAAILRIKSTQGRLKAFSTCSSHLISVTLYYGSILYIYSRPSSSYSLERDKLVSTFYTVLFPMLNPMIYSLRNKDVKEALRKLFKLAQSKV, encoded by the coding sequence ATGGAGAGGGGCAATCACACAGTGACTGAATTCATCTTGCTGGGCTTCTCAACAGACCCTGTGATGCAGACGATCCTGTTTGTCCTTTTCCTAGGAGTGTACTCTCTGACATTGCTAGGAAACACCACCCTCATTGTATTGATCTGCAATGACTCCAGGCTCCACACACCCATGTATTTCTTCATTGGAAATCTATCTTTTCTGGATCTCTGGTATTCCTCTGTCTATACTCCAAAGATCCTAGTGACCTGCATCTCTGAAGACAAGAGCATCTCCTTTGCTGGATGTCTGTCGCAATTCTTCTTCTCTGCTGGCTTGGCCTATAGTGAATGCTACCTACTGGCTGCCATGGCTTATGACCGCTATGCTGCCATCTCTAATCCCCTGCtttatgctcaagctatgtcAAGGAGGTTGTGCATCTGCTTGGTTGTATATTCCTATATAGGAGGATTTGTCAATGCCACCATATTAACCAGCAACACATTCACGTTGGATTTTTGTGGTGACAATGTCATTGATGACTTTTTCTGTGATGTCCCACCACTGGTGAAGTTGGCATGTGAAGTCAGGGACAGTTACCAGTCAGTGCTGTACTTCCTCCTAGCCTCCAATGTCATTACTCCCACCCTGCTCATCTTGGCCTCCTACCTTTTCATCATTGCTGCTATCCTGAGGATCAAATCCACCCAGGGTCGCCTCAAGGCCTTCTCCACTTGCTCCTCACACCTCATCTCTGTGACCTTGTACTATGGCTCCATCCTCTACATCTACTCTCGTCCGAGTTCCAGCTATTCCCTGGAGAGGGACAAATTGGTGTCTACCTTTTATACTGTGTTATTCCCTATGTTGAACCCCATGATCTACAGTCTGAGGAATAAAGATGTAAAGGAAGCTCTGAGAAAACTCTTCAAGTTAGCTCAGTCTAAAGTCTAA